The following coding sequences lie in one Bifidobacteriaceae bacterium genomic window:
- a CDS encoding metallopeptidase family protein has translation MVEMTPEEFEECVGEALDAIPEEFAALIKNVVVLVEDHPPPDQPQDLLGLYDGTPLTERYGDGGIGELPDRITIFRLPTLAISETKEDVADEVATTVIHEVAHYFGIEEDRIHELGWG, from the coding sequence ATGGTGGAGATGACGCCTGAAGAGTTCGAGGAATGCGTCGGCGAGGCCCTTGACGCAATCCCCGAGGAGTTCGCCGCGCTGATCAAGAACGTCGTGGTCTTGGTCGAGGATCACCCCCCGCCGGACCAACCCCAAGACCTCCTGGGCCTTTACGACGGGACCCCGCTGACCGAACGGTACGGCGACGGCGGCATCGGCGAATTGCCGGACCGCATCACCATCTTCCGGCTTCCCACCTTGGCGATCAGCGAGACCAAGGAGGACGTGGCCGACGAGGTCGCCACAACCGTCATCCACGAGGTGGCCCACTACTTCGGAATCGAAGAAGACCGCATCCACGAACTCGGCTGGGGCTGA
- a CDS encoding type IIA DNA topoisomerase subunit B, with protein sequence MSVKAPEYSAHHLQVLEGLEAVRKRPGMYIGSTDARGLMHCAWEIIDNSVDEALAGFCDAIDVTLFPDGSVEVQDNGRGIPVDIEPKTGLSGVEVVFTKLHSGAKFGGAGSGYGAAGGLHGVGASVVNALSARLDAEVARGGKLHVMRFHRGEPGVYDDARGLGPDVPFTPFTDASLLEVGGRVRKGVTGTRVRFWPDPQIFPEPGAFSLEALGDRARQTSFLVPGLKLTVRDWRGAEPVEEVFQHAGGLTDYVEYLAPDQPIQSVWRIKGEDTFVETVQALDEDGHLRPTEVERTCEVEVALRWGTGYDPTVKSFVNIIATPKGGTHLQGFEQGLLKAIRAQVEANSRRLKTGGKTGGAERVEKDDVLAGLTAVLAVRLAEPQFEGQTKEVLGTGPVRGIVAKIVAKGLTKRLTSTKRDEKAESFLALEKIVAEMRARVAARTHKEISRRKNALETSSLPAKLADCRSSDVERSELFIVEGDSALGTAKLARQSDFQALLPIRGKILNTQKASITDMLKNAECAAIIQVIGAGSGRTFDLEQSRYGKVILMTDADVDGAHIRTLLLTLFFRYMRPLVEAGRVFAAVPPLHRVLVSGGRGSSGGPEAVYTYSERELNALLAKLERQGRKYSQPVQRYKGLGEMDADQLAQTTMDPRGRTLRRVTMTDAAAAEQTFELLMGTEVGPRRDFLIEGAAGLDRELIDA encoded by the coding sequence GTGTCAGTCAAGGCTCCCGAATACTCTGCGCACCACCTGCAAGTCCTCGAAGGGCTGGAGGCGGTGCGCAAACGGCCCGGCATGTACATCGGGTCCACCGACGCGCGCGGCTTGATGCACTGCGCGTGGGAAATCATCGACAACTCGGTTGACGAGGCGCTGGCCGGCTTCTGCGACGCGATCGACGTGACGCTGTTCCCGGACGGGTCGGTCGAGGTGCAGGACAACGGCCGGGGCATCCCCGTGGACATCGAGCCGAAGACAGGGCTGAGCGGCGTGGAGGTGGTGTTCACCAAGCTGCACTCGGGCGCGAAGTTCGGCGGGGCCGGGTCGGGGTATGGCGCCGCCGGCGGCCTGCACGGCGTGGGCGCGTCGGTGGTCAACGCGCTGTCCGCCCGGTTGGACGCGGAGGTCGCGCGCGGCGGGAAGCTGCACGTCATGCGTTTCCACCGGGGTGAGCCCGGTGTGTACGATGACGCTCGCGGACTCGGCCCGGACGTTCCGTTCACGCCGTTCACCGACGCCTCCCTGTTGGAGGTGGGCGGGCGCGTCCGCAAAGGGGTCACCGGCACCAGGGTGCGCTTTTGGCCTGACCCGCAGATTTTCCCCGAACCCGGGGCTTTCTCGCTGGAGGCGCTGGGCGACCGCGCCCGGCAGACGTCCTTCCTGGTGCCCGGGCTCAAGCTGACGGTGCGGGACTGGCGGGGCGCGGAGCCGGTCGAGGAGGTCTTCCAGCACGCGGGCGGCTTGACCGATTACGTCGAGTATCTGGCCCCCGACCAGCCCATCCAGTCGGTTTGGCGGATCAAAGGGGAGGACACGTTTGTTGAGACGGTCCAGGCGCTGGATGAGGATGGACACCTGCGGCCCACCGAAGTCGAGCGCACCTGCGAGGTCGAGGTCGCTCTGCGCTGGGGGACGGGCTACGACCCGACCGTCAAATCGTTCGTCAACATCATCGCCACGCCGAAAGGCGGGACCCACCTGCAAGGGTTCGAACAAGGCCTGCTCAAGGCGATCCGGGCGCAGGTGGAGGCCAATTCGCGGCGGCTCAAGACCGGCGGGAAGACCGGCGGGGCCGAGCGGGTGGAGAAAGACGACGTGCTGGCCGGCTTGACGGCCGTGCTCGCGGTCCGCCTCGCCGAACCCCAATTCGAGGGCCAGACCAAGGAGGTTTTGGGTACGGGGCCGGTGCGCGGCATCGTCGCCAAAATAGTCGCCAAAGGCCTGACGAAACGGCTGACCTCGACCAAACGGGACGAGAAGGCGGAGTCCTTCCTGGCGCTGGAGAAGATCGTCGCGGAAATGCGGGCGCGGGTGGCGGCGCGGACCCACAAGGAGATCTCGCGGCGGAAGAACGCGCTGGAGACCTCCTCGCTGCCGGCCAAGCTGGCGGACTGCCGCAGTTCGGACGTGGAGCGGTCGGAACTGTTCATTGTGGAGGGGGACTCGGCGCTCGGCACCGCCAAACTGGCGCGGCAATCCGACTTCCAGGCGCTGCTGCCCATCCGGGGCAAGATCCTGAACACGCAAAAGGCCTCCATCACGGACATGCTGAAGAACGCCGAATGCGCGGCGATCATCCAGGTGATCGGGGCGGGCTCCGGGCGCACCTTCGACCTGGAGCAATCCCGCTACGGCAAGGTGATCCTGATGACGGACGCGGACGTGGACGGCGCGCACATCCGGACCTTGCTGTTGACGCTGTTCTTCAGGTACATGCGGCCCCTGGTCGAGGCGGGGCGGGTGTTCGCGGCCGTGCCGCCGCTCCACCGGGTGCTGGTCTCAGGCGGACGGGGCTCCTCCGGCGGCCCCGAGGCGGTCTACACCTACTCGGAACGGGAACTGAACGCGCTGCTGGCGAAACTGGAACGACAGGGGCGCAAGTACTCCCAGCCCGTACAGCGCTACAAGGGCCTGGGGGAGATGGACGCC
- a CDS encoding type II toxin-antitoxin system PemK/MazF family toxin: MPSSDPAAQPGPAEPRLGEIWLTAFGAGRAGEPTKTRPALILSAHGQHSGSPYDLVVVAPISATMAPTLSRPAIAATAANDLEADSVVVARALRSVSTGKLFKKLGAAEPTAVAAVR; this comes from the coding sequence ATGCCGTCGAGTGACCCGGCTGCGCAGCCCGGCCCCGCGGAACCAAGACTGGGCGAGATCTGGCTGACCGCGTTCGGGGCCGGGCGCGCCGGCGAGCCGACCAAGACGCGTCCCGCGCTGATTCTGTCCGCGCACGGCCAGCACAGCGGATCTCCGTATGACCTTGTGGTCGTGGCACCCATCTCCGCGACCATGGCGCCCACACTCTCCCGACCCGCCATCGCCGCCACGGCCGCCAACGACCTTGAGGCCGACTCGGTCGTGGTCGCGAGGGCGCTGCGATCCGTGTCCACCGGGAAGCTGTTCAAGAAACTGGGGGCGGCCGAGCCGACGGCGGTTGCGGCTGTCCGCGA
- a CDS encoding ATP-binding protein produces MLATGARGTGKTVLLNALEDVAREVGWVIVSETARRGLVRELVATTLPALASRQGVTGESNRATAVAASAMGFGGPVSRQLNGPAPVEPSLRSQLTELASALSRRGSGVFLTLDEVHRAERQDVAEFFQAIQHAFREGLPVAVAAADLPAAVNAILHDDVLAFLRRARLWKLGRVPDALVASAPGEPIALAGRSISREALDLAVRAVRGYPFLIQVVGCELWAEAPAAFRLTWRGSSPPCRGRSNSRTNWSTNPLWPTCRPVTAPSCGRWPSWGIPMCRWRKSAPGRGSVSCYRARLTAAEAVEPSGRGRLSFTLPLLGEISPIPGGALKNDGDRGGGSEAARRIGQQFPAV; encoded by the coding sequence GTGCTGGCGACGGGGGCGCGGGGGACGGGCAAGACGGTTCTGCTGAACGCGCTCGAAGACGTGGCGCGGGAAGTCGGTTGGGTGATCGTGTCTGAAACGGCACGGCGTGGGCTGGTCAGGGAATTGGTGGCGACCACCCTGCCTGCGCTGGCGTCGCGCCAGGGCGTGACGGGCGAGTCGAACCGCGCGACCGCCGTGGCGGCCAGCGCGATGGGCTTCGGCGGCCCGGTCAGCCGCCAGCTCAACGGGCCCGCACCCGTCGAACCGTCTCTCCGGTCTCAGCTGACCGAACTCGCCTCGGCGTTGTCCCGGCGCGGGAGCGGGGTCTTCCTCACCCTTGACGAGGTCCACCGGGCGGAGCGGCAAGACGTGGCCGAGTTCTTCCAAGCCATTCAGCACGCCTTTCGGGAGGGCTTGCCGGTGGCGGTCGCGGCCGCCGACCTGCCCGCCGCGGTCAACGCCATATTGCACGATGACGTGCTCGCCTTTCTGCGCCGCGCCCGCCTTTGGAAACTCGGCCGGGTTCCAGACGCGCTGGTGGCGAGCGCCCCTGGCGAGCCGATTGCCTTGGCTGGGCGATCCATCTCGCGCGAGGCGCTGGACTTGGCCGTGCGCGCGGTCCGGGGCTATCCGTTCCTTATCCAAGTGGTCGGCTGCGAACTGTGGGCAGAAGCCCCGGCAGCGTTCAGATTGACCTGGCGCGGGTCAAGTCCGCCTTGCCGCGGGCGGTCGAATTCGCGAACCAATTGGTCCACGAACCCACTCTGGCCGACCTGTCGGCCGGTGACCGCGCCTTCTTGCGGGCGATGGCCGAGTTGGGGGATTCCGATGTGCCGGTGGCGCAAATCGGCGCCCGGGCGGGGCTCGGTTTCGTGCTACCGCGCCCGCCTGACCGCGGCCGAGGCGGTGGAACCCTCAGGGCGCGGCCGGCTGAGCTTCACCCTGCCGCTGCTCGGGGAAATATCTCCGATCCCCGGGGGCGCGTTGAAAAACGACGGCGATCGCGGCGGGGGATCAGAAGCCGCGCGGCGAATTGGACAGCAGTTCCCAGCCGTATAG